ACGGCCCCGGGGACATAGCCGCCGCGGAGGCGGCGGTCGAGGCCGCGCTGGACAGCGGGATCACCAGGTTCGACCACGCCGACATCTACCGGCACGGCAAGGCGGAGGCCGTCTTCGGCGAGGTCCTGGCCCGTGCTCCGGGGCTGCGGGAGCGGATCGTCGTGCAGACCAAGTGCGGCATACGTCTCGCGGACGGGGAGCGCCCGGGGATCTACGACCTGCGCGGGCGGACCATCGTGCGGCGGGTCGAGGAGAGCCTGGCGCGGCTGCGCACCGACGTGATCGACGTACTGCTGCTGCACCGGCCCGATCCGCTGGCCGACCCCGACGACATCGCCGAGGCGCTGACGTCGCTGCACCGGCAGGGCCTGGTGCGGCGGTTCGGGGTGTCCAACATGGGAGCGGCGCAGATCGCCCCGCTCCAGGCCCGGCTGGACGTGCCGATCGTCGCGAACCAGCTGGAGATGAGCCTCCGGAAGCGCGACTGGCTCGAGGCCGGTGTGGTCGTGAACACCCGCGAGGCGGCATTGAACGGCTTCCCCTTCGGCA
The genomic region above belongs to Streptomyces marianii and contains:
- a CDS encoding aldo/keto reductase gives rise to the protein MGLGGTWDTAPYGPGDIAAAEAAVEAALDSGITRFDHADIYRHGKAEAVFGEVLARAPGLRERIVVQTKCGIRLADGERPGIYDLRGRTIVRRVEESLARLRTDVIDVLLLHRPDPLADPDDIAEALTSLHRQGLVRRFGVSNMGAAQIAPLQARLDVPIVANQLEMSLRKRDWLEAGVVVNTREAALNGFPFGTLEHCRDNGIELQAWGALAQGRFTGRQETPEEQATARLVASLAERKGVTPETVLLWWLRRHPARVSPVIGTANPERIRACRQAARQEPDLGHEEWYALWLTARGVPLP